The following proteins are co-located in the Anas platyrhynchos isolate ZD024472 breed Pekin duck chromosome 1, IASCAAS_PekinDuck_T2T, whole genome shotgun sequence genome:
- the NDUFB2 gene encoding NADH dehydrogenase [ubiquinone] 1 beta subcomplex subunit 2, mitochondrial: MLASLGRCAGRLLRAGGTGNGLGTGLGRRHAGGGVHIEPRYRQFPELTRAQAVRSELLSGLMWFWILWHMWHSSDMVLGHFPYPDPAAWTDEELGIPPDDAE, from the exons ATGTTGGCGTCGCTGGGGCGCTGCGCggggcggctgctgcgggcCGGGGGCACCGGGAACGGGCTCGGCACCGGGCTCGGGCGGCGGCA TGCGGGCGGCGGGGTGCACATCGAGCCGCGGTACCGGCAGTTCCCGGAGCTGACGCGGGCGCAGGCGGTGCGCAGCGAGCTGCTGAGCGGGCTGATGTGGTTCTGGATCCTGTGGCACATGTGGCACAGCTCCGACATGGTGCTG GGCCACTTCCCGTACCCCGACCCCGCGGCCTGGACGGACGAGGAGCTCGGCATCCCCCCGGACGACGCGGAGTAG